A portion of the Epinephelus moara isolate mb chromosome 4, YSFRI_EMoa_1.0, whole genome shotgun sequence genome contains these proteins:
- the LOC126389342 gene encoding uncharacterized protein LOC126389342 isoform X2, whose amino-acid sequence MAVAVVDKIVRKCHEIERAYHQGICGERELRSLDSCNINLQRIANVLSPHTLEELRRSLDGVRTRISRAGVAAEYVGFSAHRINSGRRGRPAIHVTRDQIDFLMKQGNTVKRIAKILGCSSSFLYKRTKLLGIPVRRRFSVIDDEELERHMMRGLLRADGLLLPRRRVREMLAHINPAAAARRWSSTVARRVYHAPYPNSLWHIDGNMRLIRWGFAVHGAIDGHSRLITYLNCNTNNRATTVLSQFLKATCHYGLPSRVRSDYGGENLQVALFMNLVQGIERRSFITGESIHNQRIERLWRDVFLHVLQSFYSTFYSLEDSHLLDPSNDIHKLSLSMVFLPEIQKSLELFREAWNNHALRTENNRTPSQIWTEGMLSNMARDSAATNNVFGENPYSPHHLEAVLAQHGIDSLPATDDDDLPAVIVEQSRINLSQQQQESISHAIDHISDLKMKYLTCCAEISNVMAT is encoded by the exons ATGGCGGTTGCAGTTGTGGACAAGATAGTTAGAAAATGCCATGAAATTGAAAGAGCTTATCATCAAGGGATTTGTGGCGAACGAGAGCTTCGTTCACTCGACAGTTGTAATATAAATTTACAGCGTATTGCAAATGTTTTGTCTCCACACACGCTTGAGGAGCTACGACGAAGTCTGGATGGTGTCAGAACACGGATCTCGCGTGCTGGAGTAGCAGCAGAATATGTCGGGTTTTCGGCCCATCGCATTAATTCAG GACGGCGAGGGCGACCAGCCATTCATGTGACCAGGGACCAAATTGACTTCCTCATGAAGCAAGGCAACACAGTGAAACGAATAGCCAAAATTTTGGGATGCTCCTCATCATTTCTTTACAAGAGGACAAAATTGCTTGGGATACCAGTGAGGAGAAGATTTTCTGTGATAGATGATGAAGAACTTGAACGTCAC ATGATGAGAGGCTTGCTACGTGCAGATGGATTGCTGCTTCCACGACGAAGGGTGCGTGAGATGTTGGCCCACATAAACCCAGCAGCTGCTGCTCGGAGGTGGAGCAGCACTGTGGCAAGACGGGTGTATCATGCACCTTACCCCAATAGCCTGTGGCATATAGATGGGAACATGCGCCTCATAAG ATGGGGCTTTGCAGTTCATGGTGCCATAGATGGACACTCTCGGCTGATCACTTATCTGAACTGCAACACAAACAACCGTGCCACCACTGTACTGTCTCAGTTTCTTAAAGCCACATGCCATTATGGACTACCCTCTAGAGTACGATCGGATTATGGTGGTGAGAACCTGCAGGTGGCTTTATTCATGAACCTTGTGCAGGGCATCGAGCGCCGGAGTTTCATCACTGGGGAATCAATCCACAACCAGAGAATTGAGCGTCTTTGGAGGGatgtgtttttgcatgtgttgCAGTCTTTTTACAGTACATTCTACTCTCTTGAAGACTCACATCTTCTGGATCCCAGTAATGACATTCACAAGCTTTCACTCAGCATGGTTTTTCTTCCTGAGATTCAAAAAAGTCTGGAGCTCTTTAGGGAGGCCTGGAACAACCATGCTTTGCGCACGGAAAACAACCGAACACCATCTCAAATATGGACGGAAGGCATGCTCTCAAATATGGCAAGAGACAGTGCAGCGACCAACAATGTGTTCGGGGAAAATCCCTACAGCCCACACCATTTGGAGGCAGTTCTGGCACAGCATGGAATTGACTCTTTACCTgctactgatgatgatgatcttcCAGCTGTAATTGTAGAGCAGTCTCGAATCAATCTCAGTCAGCAGCAACAGGAGTCAATCTCTCATGCCATTGATCACATTTCTGATTTGAAGATGAAGTACCTGACATGCTGTGCAGAAATTTCAAATGTTATGGCAACCTAA
- the LOC126389342 gene encoding uncharacterized protein LOC126389342 isoform X1 produces MAVAVVDKIVRKCHEIERAYHQGICGERELRSLDSCNINLQRIANVLSPHTLEELRRSLDGVRTRISRAGVAAEYVGFSAHRINSGRRGRPAIHVTRDQIDFLMKQGNTVKRIAKILGCSSSFLYKRTKLLGIPVRRRFSVIDDEELERHVRRLQGLYPNSGYEMMRGLLRADGLLLPRRRVREMLAHINPAAAARRWSSTVARRVYHAPYPNSLWHIDGNMRLIRWGFAVHGAIDGHSRLITYLNCNTNNRATTVLSQFLKATCHYGLPSRVRSDYGGENLQVALFMNLVQGIERRSFITGESIHNQRIERLWRDVFLHVLQSFYSTFYSLEDSHLLDPSNDIHKLSLSMVFLPEIQKSLELFREAWNNHALRTENNRTPSQIWTEGMLSNMARDSAATNNVFGENPYSPHHLEAVLAQHGIDSLPATDDDDLPAVIVEQSRINLSQQQQESISHAIDHISDLKMKYLTCCAEISNVMAT; encoded by the exons ATGGCGGTTGCAGTTGTGGACAAGATAGTTAGAAAATGCCATGAAATTGAAAGAGCTTATCATCAAGGGATTTGTGGCGAACGAGAGCTTCGTTCACTCGACAGTTGTAATATAAATTTACAGCGTATTGCAAATGTTTTGTCTCCACACACGCTTGAGGAGCTACGACGAAGTCTGGATGGTGTCAGAACACGGATCTCGCGTGCTGGAGTAGCAGCAGAATATGTCGGGTTTTCGGCCCATCGCATTAATTCAG GACGGCGAGGGCGACCAGCCATTCATGTGACCAGGGACCAAATTGACTTCCTCATGAAGCAAGGCAACACAGTGAAACGAATAGCCAAAATTTTGGGATGCTCCTCATCATTTCTTTACAAGAGGACAAAATTGCTTGGGATACCAGTGAGGAGAAGATTTTCTGTGATAGATGATGAAGAACTTGAACGTCACGTAAGACGACTTCAAGGCCTGTATCCAAACTCTGGATATGAG ATGATGAGAGGCTTGCTACGTGCAGATGGATTGCTGCTTCCACGACGAAGGGTGCGTGAGATGTTGGCCCACATAAACCCAGCAGCTGCTGCTCGGAGGTGGAGCAGCACTGTGGCAAGACGGGTGTATCATGCACCTTACCCCAATAGCCTGTGGCATATAGATGGGAACATGCGCCTCATAAG ATGGGGCTTTGCAGTTCATGGTGCCATAGATGGACACTCTCGGCTGATCACTTATCTGAACTGCAACACAAACAACCGTGCCACCACTGTACTGTCTCAGTTTCTTAAAGCCACATGCCATTATGGACTACCCTCTAGAGTACGATCGGATTATGGTGGTGAGAACCTGCAGGTGGCTTTATTCATGAACCTTGTGCAGGGCATCGAGCGCCGGAGTTTCATCACTGGGGAATCAATCCACAACCAGAGAATTGAGCGTCTTTGGAGGGatgtgtttttgcatgtgttgCAGTCTTTTTACAGTACATTCTACTCTCTTGAAGACTCACATCTTCTGGATCCCAGTAATGACATTCACAAGCTTTCACTCAGCATGGTTTTTCTTCCTGAGATTCAAAAAAGTCTGGAGCTCTTTAGGGAGGCCTGGAACAACCATGCTTTGCGCACGGAAAACAACCGAACACCATCTCAAATATGGACGGAAGGCATGCTCTCAAATATGGCAAGAGACAGTGCAGCGACCAACAATGTGTTCGGGGAAAATCCCTACAGCCCACACCATTTGGAGGCAGTTCTGGCACAGCATGGAATTGACTCTTTACCTgctactgatgatgatgatcttcCAGCTGTAATTGTAGAGCAGTCTCGAATCAATCTCAGTCAGCAGCAACAGGAGTCAATCTCTCATGCCATTGATCACATTTCTGATTTGAAGATGAAGTACCTGACATGCTGTGCAGAAATTTCAAATGTTATGGCAACCTAA
- the LOC126389338 gene encoding G2/M phase-specific E3 ubiquitin-protein ligase-like, with amino-acid sequence MAEENVVSDQVTPTSSAISQNSFPPLSTAPVQDGTILVAESTQAQNVVSDQALQEWRAIHAQQDQEYNETLLEDQEKEMKKRAYQAFEERRQKAIQARRQRMAACEEPSDGVSLKFKYPNGYVNMRKFCLSETIQVLFDFVGQHEMASEIFKVQEATSSRSIESNSFGSIMDHDLKASSTLYVLWLSNQDVQDVVIIVDEQEEPVSQNLSPVSQHQLGGPVDETDLQNILTKLVSKIDESFCPTSNQINVCRNNVLLCSLRAFKRRNFNPEAKLDVVFVDEDGNGEGAVDEGGPTREYLRLLMRAIHQSNIFEGHEKDRQLSLDTQALQTNLYTWVAKMIAVCVVHGGVGPHFFSERLFQQICGIPTSPTIVDEVCDHTFRQQLIKIQEATTVQEANSAIAEAADSLSIIGALRHVSNLKEKDSLVQSAADFFVNGRMQTALDQFVEGFRTLGLLEELRENPAVFHSMFVSEERPLQAKDLFSLFGVDYSVQGSNNRAKENSTICYWRDWLIDVEEGECSPITLEKVLEFSSGASTVPPLGFPHRPQIHFIHEANRVFPEANTCLLILRLPIHSDYEDFRKYMKEGILQAPTFGVV; translated from the exons ATGGCTGAAGAAAATGTAGTTTCAGATCAG GTGACACCTACATCCTCTGCCATATCCCAGAATTCATTCCCACCACTCTCAACTGCCCCAGTACAAGATGGGACCATCCTTGTGGCTGAGAGTACCCAAGCTCAAAATGTAGTTTCAGATCAG GCTCTTCAAGAGTGGCGAGCAATACATGCCCAGCAAGACCAAGAATATAATGAAACCTTGTTGGAGGACCAGGAAAAG gagaTGAAGAAACGGGCTTATCAGGCCTTTGAGGAAAGACGTcaaaag GCTATTCAAGCAAGACGTCAGCGAATGGCGGCATGTGAGGAACCCTCAGATGGGGTGTcgttaaaatttaaatatcccaATGGATATGTCAACATGAGGAAATTCTGCTTGTCTGAGACAATTCAG GTTTTGTTTGACTTTGTTGGTCAACATGAAATGGCCAGTGAAATCTTTAAGGTGCAGGAAGCCACATCATCAAGATCAATTGAGAGCAATTCCTTTGGGTCAATAATGGATCATGACCTAAAAGCATCCTCAACTCTATATGTACTTTGGCTTTCAAATCAGGATGTACAG GATGTAGTCATTATTGTTGATGAACAAGAGGAGCCAGTTTCACAAAATCTGTCACCTGTATCACAACATCAACTGGGAGGACCTGTGGATGA GACTGATCTTCAAAACATATTGACAAAACTGGTCAGCAAAATTGATGAAAGCTTCTGTCCAACCAGCAACCAAATAAATGTGTGCAGGAATAATGTCTTGCTGTGTAGCCTGCGAGCATTCAAACGTAGGAACTTCAACCCTGAAGCAAAATTGGACGTTGTGTTTGTGGATGAAGATGGCAATGGTGAAGGGGCAGTTGACGAAGGTGGCCCAACAAGAGAGTACCTAAGGCTGCTGATGAGGGCCATCCACCAGTCAAACATCTTTGAGGGCCACGAGAAAGATCGGCAGTTATCTCTTGATACTCAAG cTTTACAGACTAATCTATACACATGGGTGGCAAAAATGATAGCTGTGTGCGTCGTTCATGGAGGAGTTGGACCACATTTCTTCTCTGAAAGGCTTTTCCAGCAGATCTGTGGGATACCAACATCCCCCACCATTGTAGATGAAGTTTGTGACCATACCTTCAGGCAACAGTTAATCAAA ATACAGGAAGCGACAACGGTCCAAGAGGCAAACAGTGCCATTGCAGAAGCAGCAGACAGTCTCAGCATTATAGGCGCCTTGAGACATGTCTCCAACCTGAAGGAGAAGGACTCCCTTGTCCAGTCTGCTGCAGACTTTTTTGTCAATGGAAGGATGCAGACTGCCCTGGACCA GTTTGTCGAGGGGTTTAGAACCCTAGGATTACTGGAGGAGCTTAGAGAGAATCCAGCAGTGTTCCATAGCATGTTCGTCAGTGAGGAGAGGCCACTGCAGGCGAAGGACCTCTTCTCTCTATTTGGAGTTGACTACTCTGTGCAGGGCAGCAACAACAGAGCCAAAGAAAACAGCACAATATGCTACTGGCGTGACTGGCTCATTGATGTCGAAG AAGGAGAATGCAGTCCAATCACACTTGAGAAGGTACTGGAGTTTAGCTCTGGAGCCTCAACGGTGCCTCCACTCGGATTTCCACACCGTCCACAAATTCACTTCATCCACGAGGCCAACAGAGTGTTTCCAGAGGCCAACACCTGCCTCCTAATCCTCCGCTTGCCCATACATAGTGATTATGAGGACTTCAGGAAATACATGAAGGAGGGCATTCTGCAGGCCCCTACTTTTGGTGTTGTGTGA